A genomic stretch from Achromobacter spanius includes:
- a CDS encoding decarboxylase gives MNAKAQSWAGEARGGKGHAGAAAVQEALNDLLPMESYFAYPGTHLLRALEERLAEHDAMGTARLILRMSNAMLSGSYRYQDSEWQATDDSSDAQEHLLPGLGGQAARPPYFEVLLVSPMSASRSAAICQELRHLRRADDGLVYEPVLVGSFEDAILATILNGKIEAVVIYDGISMASAHDVPLLKHFLDIYRHLDTSKAPAGMGVRLARIIANIRPELDIYMLTDRKVEQLAGDPAASSIRRLFYEAEEPIEVHLSVLEGVRERQTTPYFDNLKHYALRPISTFHALPIARGKSIIKSNWVRDFGEFYGLNLFLAETSATTGGLDSMLEPTGNIKIAQEKFARAVGADHVYFVTNGTSTSNKMVYQAVTKPGDIVIVDRNCHKSHHYGMVLSGAQPLYVEAYPMTEYSMYGAVPLRTIKQALLDLKAEGRLDKVVMVTLTNCTFDGHIYNTRQVMMECLAIKPDLIFLWDEAWFGFARWSPFLRPRTGMGAAAALEQWRDDPAAQQAWDEQAEELGEDLDPKDASLLDRQLVPNPKTMRVRVYETDSVHKSMSSLRQGSLVAVRDEDYEHHISAFHEAVFIHASTSPNAQIIASLDVARRQMELEGYELVMRAIEVALAIRREIAKHPIISKYFSVLGVSKMIPDEFRPSGFSDYLAPGMNWLTAVQALKNDEFCLDPTRMTLVCGTAGYDGTAFKNLLASKYNIQLNKTSRNSVLLQSNINNTRSDVAALIKVLLEISGSIEARLKEGGEAEQAAFAAKVRGLMEDVPSLPNFSRFHDGYRDNSASATSEGDIRTAFFAAYNEDECEYIPLSAAALDDRLSNGPELVSANFVIPYPPGFPIMVPGQIIEADTIEFMRKLDVKEIHGYNAARGIKLIKPAAIKPRPAGGK, from the coding sequence ATGAATGCGAAGGCGCAATCCTGGGCGGGCGAAGCGCGCGGCGGCAAAGGCCACGCTGGCGCCGCCGCCGTGCAAGAAGCGCTGAACGATTTGCTGCCCATGGAAAGCTACTTCGCGTATCCGGGCACGCATCTGTTGCGCGCGTTGGAAGAACGGCTAGCGGAGCACGACGCGATGGGCACGGCGCGGCTGATCCTACGCATGAGCAACGCCATGCTGTCGGGCAGCTACCGCTACCAAGACAGTGAATGGCAGGCAACGGATGACTCGTCCGACGCGCAGGAGCACCTGCTGCCCGGCTTGGGCGGGCAAGCCGCGCGGCCGCCCTATTTTGAAGTGCTGCTGGTGTCGCCGATGTCGGCCTCGCGCTCGGCGGCGATATGCCAGGAACTGCGTCACTTGCGACGCGCTGACGACGGCCTGGTGTATGAGCCGGTGCTGGTAGGCAGTTTCGAAGATGCCATCCTGGCCACGATACTGAACGGAAAAATCGAGGCCGTCGTCATCTATGACGGCATTTCCATGGCGTCGGCGCATGACGTGCCATTGCTGAAACACTTCCTGGACATCTACCGGCACCTGGATACCTCCAAGGCGCCGGCCGGGATGGGCGTCAGGCTGGCGCGCATCATCGCCAACATCAGGCCGGAACTGGATATCTACATGCTGACGGACCGCAAGGTCGAACAGCTTGCGGGCGACCCCGCGGCCTCGTCGATTCGCCGCCTGTTCTACGAGGCCGAGGAACCCATCGAGGTGCATCTGAGCGTTCTGGAAGGCGTGCGCGAGCGTCAGACGACGCCGTACTTCGACAACCTGAAGCACTATGCACTACGGCCGATCAGCACCTTCCACGCGCTACCCATTGCACGCGGAAAGTCCATCATCAAGTCGAATTGGGTAAGGGACTTTGGCGAGTTCTACGGCTTGAACCTGTTCCTGGCCGAGACCTCCGCCACAACCGGCGGGCTGGACAGCATGCTGGAGCCCACGGGCAACATCAAGATCGCCCAAGAGAAGTTCGCGCGCGCGGTGGGCGCGGACCATGTCTACTTCGTCACCAATGGCACGTCCACCTCGAACAAGATGGTCTATCAGGCGGTGACCAAGCCGGGCGACATCGTCATCGTCGACCGCAACTGCCACAAGTCCCATCACTATGGAATGGTGCTGTCCGGGGCGCAGCCCCTGTATGTGGAAGCCTATCCCATGACCGAATACTCGATGTACGGCGCGGTGCCGCTGCGCACCATCAAACAGGCGTTGCTGGACTTGAAGGCCGAAGGAAGGCTGGACAAGGTGGTCATGGTGACGCTGACCAATTGCACGTTTGACGGCCACATCTACAACACCCGTCAGGTGATGATGGAATGCCTGGCCATCAAGCCAGACCTGATCTTTCTTTGGGATGAAGCGTGGTTCGGCTTTGCGCGGTGGTCGCCGTTCCTGCGCCCGCGCACCGGCATGGGCGCGGCTGCTGCCCTGGAGCAGTGGCGCGATGATCCTGCCGCCCAGCAAGCCTGGGACGAGCAGGCCGAGGAACTGGGAGAAGATCTGGACCCGAAGGACGCAAGTTTGCTGGACCGACAGTTGGTGCCAAACCCCAAGACCATGCGGGTACGCGTGTACGAGACCGATTCCGTGCACAAATCCATGTCCAGCCTGCGCCAGGGCTCGCTGGTGGCCGTGCGCGACGAAGACTACGAGCACCACATTTCGGCGTTTCACGAGGCCGTGTTCATTCATGCGTCCACATCGCCCAATGCGCAGATCATCGCGTCGCTGGATGTGGCGCGCCGGCAAATGGAGCTTGAGGGATACGAGCTGGTCATGCGCGCCATCGAGGTTGCGCTGGCCATTCGGCGTGAAATCGCCAAGCACCCGATCATCTCGAAGTACTTCAGCGTGCTGGGCGTCAGCAAGATGATTCCGGACGAGTTTCGCCCTTCAGGGTTCTCGGATTACCTGGCGCCCGGCATGAACTGGCTGACGGCGGTGCAAGCCCTGAAGAATGATGAGTTCTGCCTGGATCCGACGCGTATGACGTTGGTGTGCGGCACGGCGGGATACGACGGCACCGCCTTCAAGAACCTGTTGGCGTCCAAATACAACATCCAGTTGAACAAGACCTCGCGCAACAGCGTGCTGTTGCAAAGCAATATCAACAACACGCGCAGCGACGTCGCGGCGCTGATCAAGGTGCTGCTTGAAATATCCGGGTCGATTGAAGCCAGGTTGAAGGAAGGCGGTGAAGCCGAGCAAGCCGCGTTCGCCGCGAAAGTGCGTGGCCTGATGGAAGACGTTCCCAGCTTGCCCAACTTCAGCCGCTTTCACGACGGATACCGCGACAATTCCGCCAGCGCCACGTCCGAGGGCGACATACGCACCGCGTTCTTCGCGGCCTATAACGAAGACGAATGCGAGTACATCCCGCTGTCGGCTGCCGCACTGGATGACCGCCTGTCCAACGGCCCCGAGCTGGTGTCGGCGAACTTCGTGATTCCGTATCCCCCCGGCTTTCCCATCATGGTGCCCGGCCAGATCATCGAGGCCGACACCATCGAGTTCATGCGCAAGCTGGATGTGAAGGAGATCCACGGCTATAACGCCGCACGGGGCATCAAGCTGATCAAGCCCGCGGCCATCAAGCCACGACCGGCGGGCGGCAAATAA
- a CDS encoding TolC family protein — MPARRPIAPGLLAMVCCATVFMVGCANLDRPEDTALYEQAMSGTHVPDQWTASTAAAAFSPQWAGFANGGTLTALINEALANNIDLRVAASRMQQAAYQARLAGADLLPTVGVGARSATDPTPGSAFSANGYAILLNWEIDLWGRARAQKLSGEAGYRSAEADYAYARQSIGALTARSWLAALEASGQLSLAQQIEGATDEQLKLVQYRRRIGKVSDMDVAYWSEQVAAAADVVAQREQARVQALRALELILGRYPAGVVQAKETIPDAPALLPPGLPLDLLDRRPDLVAARERLVAAYFGAEEAKAARLPAISIFAGAGRFTKDYSGLATSMQSWVFPVGASLAWPLFDAGARQITLELRTEQQREALALYARAILTAMAEVENGLTGEQQLAQRERSIQRQFSESLRALELARVQRQIGQFDDFDVLQRKRDLLRVQSDLMHIRAQRLVQRVNLHLALGGHFVVEASPE, encoded by the coding sequence ATGCCAGCGCGCCGCCCGATCGCCCCAGGTCTTCTTGCAATGGTGTGCTGCGCCACGGTCTTCATGGTGGGCTGCGCCAACCTGGACCGCCCAGAGGACACCGCCTTGTACGAGCAAGCGATGTCCGGCACGCACGTGCCCGACCAATGGACCGCCAGCACGGCGGCTGCCGCGTTCTCGCCGCAATGGGCCGGCTTTGCGAATGGCGGCACGCTGACGGCGCTGATCAATGAGGCGCTGGCCAACAACATTGATCTGCGCGTGGCGGCCAGCCGGATGCAACAAGCTGCGTACCAAGCCAGGTTGGCCGGCGCGGACCTCTTGCCCACGGTCGGCGTCGGCGCGCGGAGCGCAACAGACCCGACACCGGGCAGCGCGTTTTCGGCCAATGGCTACGCCATCCTGTTGAACTGGGAAATCGATTTGTGGGGCAGGGCGCGTGCGCAGAAACTATCAGGCGAAGCCGGATACCGTTCCGCTGAAGCGGACTACGCCTATGCCCGCCAGTCCATCGGCGCCTTGACCGCCCGCAGCTGGCTTGCGGCCTTGGAAGCCAGCGGTCAACTGTCGCTGGCGCAGCAAATTGAAGGCGCCACCGACGAGCAACTCAAGCTGGTGCAGTACCGCCGCCGCATCGGCAAGGTCAGCGACATGGACGTGGCGTATTGGTCGGAGCAGGTGGCGGCGGCGGCGGACGTGGTGGCCCAGCGCGAGCAGGCGCGCGTCCAGGCCTTGCGGGCATTGGAGCTGATATTGGGGCGCTACCCCGCGGGCGTCGTGCAAGCCAAGGAGACCATTCCCGATGCGCCAGCGCTGTTGCCTCCCGGCCTGCCGTTGGACCTGTTGGACCGCAGGCCCGACCTGGTCGCCGCGCGCGAGCGGCTGGTGGCGGCGTACTTTGGCGCCGAGGAAGCAAAGGCCGCGCGCTTGCCCGCCATTTCGATATTTGCCGGGGCCGGCCGCTTCACGAAAGACTATTCCGGCCTGGCCACCAGCATGCAAAGCTGGGTGTTCCCGGTGGGCGCGTCGCTGGCCTGGCCCTTGTTCGACGCGGGCGCGCGCCAGATCACGCTGGAACTGCGCACCGAGCAGCAACGCGAAGCCTTGGCGCTATACGCCCGCGCGATCCTGACGGCGATGGCGGAAGTGGAAAACGGCCTGACGGGCGAGCAGCAATTGGCGCAGCGCGAAAGATCGATACAGCGCCAGTTTTCCGAAAGCCTTCGCGCGTTGGAGCTGGCGCGGGTGCAGCGGCAGATCGGCCAATTCGATGATTTTGATGTGTTGCAGCGCAAGCGCGATCTGTTGCGGGTGCAGAGCGACCTGATGCACATCCGCGCGCAACGCCTGGTGCAGCGCGTGAACCTGCATCTTGCATTGGGCGGGCATTTTGTTGTGGAGGCTTCCCCGGAATAG
- the aspT gene encoding aspartate-alanine antiporter, with amino-acid sequence MTWFVATLKAYPEIAIFLALGIGYWIGGKSFKGFSLGAVTATLLVAIGIGILGVKISPNVKSVFFLMFLFAVGYGVGPQFVRGIAKDGLPQAIFAVLMALLSLGAAAIAAILAGYDLGSAAGLFAGSQTISASMGLATDAINRLGQTPEETQALLDAMPIAYAVTYIFGTVGSAIILAQIGPKLLGIDLVAACKAYEQKLGAGGGAADATQWYEFEVRAYSVAPESPFIGKTIGEIEAGTQTGYRAFVERIRRGGAVIEVDLTTMIEAGDIVAIGGKRNQLIERLGPAGREVEDAELLDIKTEGVDIYVSNKKVDGKPLEELAKWPGARGVFLKRIRRGPTETPIPVLPKTQLFRGDVITVVGRTQDINATAKQLGYVDRPTTVTDVAFMSLAITLGALIGAIVINVSGIPITLSTAGGALIAGIVFGWFRAIHPTFGRIPEPTLWFMNSVGLNVFIAVVGISAGPGFVAGLQKLGISLFLWGIFATAVPLIGGMLLAKYVFRFDPALILGICAGSRTTTAALGMVCDAAKSQVPGLGYTVTYAVGNTLLTIWGMVIIIILS; translated from the coding sequence ATGACCTGGTTTGTTGCAACCTTGAAAGCCTATCCAGAGATCGCCATTTTCCTGGCGTTGGGGATCGGCTACTGGATCGGGGGCAAGAGCTTCAAGGGATTCAGCCTTGGCGCCGTCACCGCCACCCTGCTGGTGGCGATTGGTATCGGCATTCTGGGCGTGAAGATTTCACCCAATGTGAAGTCGGTCTTTTTCCTGATGTTCCTGTTTGCCGTCGGATACGGCGTCGGTCCCCAGTTCGTGCGGGGCATTGCCAAGGACGGCTTGCCTCAAGCGATCTTTGCCGTGTTGATGGCGCTGCTGTCTCTAGGGGCGGCTGCTATTGCGGCGATCCTTGCGGGCTATGACCTGGGTTCGGCCGCGGGGCTATTCGCCGGCTCGCAGACCATTTCGGCGTCGATGGGCTTGGCGACAGACGCGATCAACCGTCTGGGGCAAACCCCCGAGGAAACGCAGGCCTTGCTGGACGCCATGCCCATCGCGTATGCCGTGACTTACATTTTTGGCACGGTGGGCTCGGCGATCATACTGGCGCAGATCGGACCAAAGCTGCTGGGCATCGACCTGGTGGCGGCCTGCAAAGCCTATGAACAGAAGCTTGGTGCAGGCGGCGGCGCGGCTGACGCCACTCAGTGGTACGAATTCGAGGTACGGGCCTACTCAGTGGCGCCGGAAAGCCCTTTCATCGGCAAGACCATTGGCGAGATCGAAGCTGGGACGCAGACGGGATATCGCGCATTCGTGGAACGCATACGCCGGGGTGGCGCCGTCATCGAGGTGGATCTGACCACGATGATCGAAGCGGGCGACATCGTCGCCATCGGCGGCAAACGCAATCAGTTGATCGAGCGGCTTGGACCCGCCGGCCGCGAAGTCGAAGATGCCGAGCTTCTGGACATCAAGACCGAGGGCGTGGACATCTACGTTTCAAACAAGAAAGTGGACGGCAAGCCACTCGAAGAACTGGCCAAGTGGCCGGGCGCCCGTGGCGTGTTCCTGAAACGGATTCGGCGCGGCCCGACTGAAACCCCCATTCCCGTGCTGCCCAAGACCCAGCTGTTTCGCGGCGACGTCATCACGGTCGTCGGGCGCACCCAGGACATCAATGCCACCGCCAAGCAACTGGGCTATGTGGACCGGCCGACCACCGTGACGGACGTCGCGTTCATGTCACTGGCGATCACGCTGGGTGCGCTGATCGGCGCCATTGTGATCAATGTCAGCGGCATTCCCATCACGCTTTCCACGGCGGGCGGTGCCCTGATCGCCGGCATTGTGTTCGGCTGGTTCCGGGCGATTCATCCCACCTTCGGGCGCATCCCCGAGCCGACCTTGTGGTTCATGAATTCGGTGGGTTTAAACGTGTTCATCGCGGTGGTGGGCATATCCGCCGGCCCAGGCTTCGTGGCCGGGCTTCAAAAGCTTGGCATCAGCCTGTTCCTGTGGGGAATCTTTGCAACGGCCGTGCCGTTGATAGGCGGCATGTTGCTGGCCAAGTACGTGTTCCGCTTTGACCCCGCCTTGATCCTGGGGATTTGCGCGGGCTCGCGCACCACCACCGCCGCGCTAGGCATGGTGTGCGATGCCGCCAAGAGCCAGGTTCCGGGGCTGGGCTACACCGTCACCTACGCGGTTGGAAACACGCTGCTGACGATCTGGGGCATGGTGATCATCATCATTCTTTCTTAG
- a CDS encoding HlyD family secretion protein, with amino-acid sequence MLELIAGVYGLLVWLVFIKLKLLPWNIQSQVGVVAVGVAGLVALVLTINVVTPSSSEVRVVNYVVEIVPRVTGRVVEIPVEGNRLIKKGDVLLRLDAEPYQLKVRQLEAKLIDAQANQQSLDRDLSAAQSMTAAALAQVELTRMRLRQSTALAARGAGSQYDVQSFQSELKVRIANWEAAREAEQKVRLNVSAIVDGDQVAVAQVKAELDTAKWELAQTTLYAPADGYAINLQARVGSYAAAIPLRPIMSFVETTQQVIAFFDQNQLTKVKPGNEVEVSLRTVPGHIFKGKVDSIVWATSQGQFQASGVLPGTTSEGGHAAAPMQFAVRIDLETPQDMALAMGARGRAAIYTDSLGMLHMVRKVVVRVSAKLDYLVLKLH; translated from the coding sequence ATGCTTGAGCTCATTGCCGGCGTATATGGGCTGTTGGTTTGGCTTGTCTTTATCAAGCTGAAGCTGCTCCCGTGGAACATCCAATCGCAGGTTGGCGTGGTCGCCGTGGGTGTGGCCGGCTTGGTGGCGCTTGTGCTGACGATCAATGTCGTCACGCCCTCGTCGAGCGAGGTGCGGGTGGTTAACTATGTGGTCGAAATCGTGCCCAGGGTGACGGGGCGCGTGGTGGAAATTCCCGTGGAAGGCAATCGGCTGATCAAAAAAGGCGACGTACTGCTGCGCCTGGACGCCGAGCCTTATCAACTGAAGGTCAGGCAGCTTGAAGCCAAGCTTATCGATGCGCAAGCGAACCAGCAGTCCCTGGACCGCGACCTGTCGGCGGCGCAATCGATGACGGCAGCCGCCCTGGCGCAAGTGGAATTGACCCGTATGCGTTTGCGCCAAAGCACCGCCTTGGCCGCGCGCGGGGCGGGCAGCCAATACGACGTGCAAAGCTTCCAAAGTGAATTGAAGGTACGGATCGCCAACTGGGAAGCGGCGCGCGAAGCGGAACAAAAGGTCCGGCTGAACGTATCAGCCATTGTGGATGGCGACCAGGTTGCGGTGGCCCAGGTCAAGGCCGAGCTCGATACCGCCAAATGGGAACTGGCGCAGACCACGCTCTACGCACCCGCGGATGGGTATGCCATCAACTTACAGGCGCGCGTGGGTTCCTACGCCGCCGCGATACCGTTGCGTCCCATCATGTCGTTCGTCGAGACCACGCAGCAGGTGATCGCCTTCTTCGATCAGAACCAACTCACGAAAGTAAAGCCCGGCAACGAGGTCGAGGTGTCGCTACGCACTGTCCCCGGCCACATCTTCAAGGGCAAGGTGGATTCGATTGTCTGGGCCACTTCCCAGGGCCAGTTCCAGGCATCCGGCGTGCTGCCCGGTACGACTTCCGAAGGCGGCCACGCGGCCGCGCCCATGCAGTTTGCCGTGCGCATCGACCTTGAAACGCCGCAGGACATGGCGCTGGCAATGGGCGCGCGCGGCCGGGCCGCCATCTACACAGACAGTCTGGGGATGCTGCATATGGTGCGCAAGGTTGTCGTCCGCGTCTCCGCGAAGCTGGATTACCTGGTCCTTAAGCTTCATTGA
- the ppk2 gene encoding polyphosphate kinase 2 yields MAKKKMAEKNTTKKQDAEDDGTPEKPALSGKRYEEELAQLHVELVKLQQWVVHTGAKVCIIFEGRDGAGKGGTIKAITARVSPRVFRVIALPAPTDREKTQMYMQRYLPLLPAAGEIVIFDRSWYNRAGVERVLGFCTKEEAKGFLKAVPLVERALTESGIILLKYWLEVSEEEQTRRLQARIHDERKIWKLSKLDLDSYSHWYDYSRARDDMFAATDTGLAPWFIADSNNKKRVRLNIISHILQSIPYKALPREKITLPKRQKPQGYREPTHTIRQVPQKF; encoded by the coding sequence ATGGCTAAGAAGAAGATGGCTGAAAAGAACACGACTAAGAAGCAGGATGCGGAGGACGACGGCACGCCTGAAAAGCCTGCGTTATCGGGCAAACGATACGAAGAAGAATTGGCGCAGCTACACGTTGAACTGGTCAAGCTTCAACAATGGGTCGTCCACACGGGCGCCAAGGTGTGCATTATTTTTGAAGGACGCGATGGCGCTGGCAAAGGAGGCACGATCAAGGCCATCACAGCCCGCGTCAGCCCGCGCGTCTTCCGTGTCATCGCGCTGCCCGCACCCACGGATCGCGAGAAGACCCAGATGTATATGCAACGGTACCTTCCCCTCTTGCCCGCCGCCGGCGAAATCGTGATTTTTGACCGTAGCTGGTACAACCGCGCCGGGGTGGAACGGGTGCTGGGCTTTTGTACCAAGGAAGAGGCCAAGGGCTTCTTGAAGGCGGTGCCGCTGGTGGAGCGCGCCCTCACTGAATCTGGAATCATCCTGCTCAAGTACTGGCTGGAAGTCAGCGAAGAAGAACAAACGCGCCGGCTCCAAGCGCGCATCCACGACGAGCGCAAGATCTGGAAGCTATCCAAACTGGATCTGGATTCTTACAGCCACTGGTATGACTATTCCCGTGCGCGCGACGACATGTTCGCGGCCACGGATACGGGTTTGGCGCCCTGGTTTATTGCGGATTCCAATAACAAGAAGCGGGTGCGCTTGAACATCATCAGCCACATCCTGCAGAGCATTCCGTATAAGGCGCTGCCCAGGGAAAAAATCACGTTACCCAAGCGGCAAAAGCCGCAAGGCTACCGCGAGCCTACCCACACGATCAGGCAAGTTCCACAGAAGTTCTAG
- a CDS encoding mechanosensitive ion channel family protein, which translates to MAAQASFPSGDLRAEVAENATVIRAGGNALMIVTDADAQLEQTTRDSLAALHLLRIQRAIDDFRQARKPDALLKAGLYSAGATVLLALGIAILLALNRWLHKAVSRLLKSRVRSVDIQSFEILRMDTIWKAMHGLVLAIGAVTIVVSVYVYLQYVLALFPWTRSISNDLFDLAAGAGERLGKSLASVIPDLVILVLIYYLARFILRRVKNFFEAVEQRRVAFTQFEPEWALPTYKLVRVLIVAFAFIVAYPYIPGSETPAFKGISIFIGLVVSLGSSTAISNFIAGYLMTYRRVFKVGDRVKVNDVIGEVVAVRLQVTHLRTNKNEEITIPNSQILNSDVTNYSSLASTQGLILHTTVGIGYETPWRQVEAMLCVAGRRTAGVLSEPGPFVLLPKLGDFAVTYELNVYIRDTQRIAKTYAELHRHILDVFNEYGVQIMTPAYEGDPDQPKVVTPERWHTAPATAATASPPVIPAASNTSAER; encoded by the coding sequence GTGGCCGCACAGGCCTCGTTTCCCAGCGGCGACCTGCGGGCCGAGGTCGCTGAGAACGCCACGGTAATCAGGGCCGGCGGGAACGCCTTGATGATCGTGACCGACGCGGACGCGCAACTTGAACAGACCACGCGCGACAGTCTTGCGGCGCTGCACCTGTTGCGTATTCAACGCGCCATTGACGACTTCCGGCAGGCGCGCAAACCCGACGCGCTGCTCAAGGCAGGGCTGTACAGCGCCGGGGCCACCGTCTTGCTGGCGCTGGGCATTGCCATTCTGCTTGCCCTTAACCGCTGGCTGCACAAGGCGGTGTCCAGGCTGCTGAAGAGCCGAGTCCGTTCCGTCGACATCCAGTCGTTTGAAATCCTGCGCATGGATACCATCTGGAAGGCGATGCACGGCCTGGTGCTGGCGATAGGCGCCGTGACCATCGTCGTATCGGTGTATGTCTACCTGCAATACGTGCTGGCGCTGTTTCCCTGGACCCGCTCTATCTCGAATGACCTGTTCGATCTGGCCGCGGGCGCTGGCGAAAGGCTGGGTAAATCCCTGGCGTCCGTGATTCCGGACCTGGTCATTCTTGTCCTCATCTATTACCTGGCTCGGTTTATCTTGCGGCGGGTCAAGAACTTCTTCGAGGCTGTCGAGCAGAGGCGCGTGGCATTTACGCAGTTCGAGCCGGAATGGGCGCTTCCCACCTACAAGCTTGTCCGGGTATTGATCGTGGCATTCGCGTTCATCGTCGCGTATCCCTACATACCCGGCTCCGAGACCCCAGCCTTCAAAGGCATTTCCATCTTCATCGGCCTGGTGGTGTCGCTAGGTTCGTCAACCGCGATTTCGAATTTCATTGCCGGCTATCTGATGACCTATCGGCGGGTCTTCAAGGTGGGCGACCGCGTCAAGGTCAATGACGTGATCGGCGAGGTTGTTGCCGTGCGCCTGCAAGTGACCCATCTTCGGACGAACAAGAATGAAGAAATCACGATTCCGAATTCCCAGATTCTCAATAGCGACGTCACCAACTACAGTTCCCTGGCCAGCACCCAAGGCTTGATTCTGCATACCACGGTGGGTATCGGCTATGAAACCCCGTGGCGGCAGGTGGAAGCGATGTTGTGCGTGGCAGGGCGGCGAACGGCGGGCGTCCTCAGCGAGCCGGGGCCGTTCGTATTGCTGCCCAAGCTGGGCGACTTTGCGGTGACCTACGAGCTGAACGTGTACATCCGCGACACGCAGAGAATCGCCAAGACCTATGCCGAACTGCACCGCCACATCCTGGACGTCTTCAACGAATACGGCGTGCAGATCATGACCCCGGCCTACGAAGGCGACCCCGACCAACCGAAGGTGGTGACGCCGGAGCGGTGGCACACGGCCCCGGCGACTGCCGCGACGGCCTCGCCACCTGTGATTCCAGCGGCTTCCAACACCAGCGCCGAGCGTTGA
- a CDS encoding DUF3302 domain-containing protein: MFLPTLRSRLVAALAIATTLIPMTAHAVSAHLEDSIADVLVWVVLVMVPILAIWIFWKLHVLPEVIAEKRHHPQADAIKALCLMSLVFGGMLWPFAWLWAYTKPVGYRLAYGRDKHDHYYQEISAEEDKAATERKPGSGNSPQPEARQEARQEARQEARPGPETAS; encoded by the coding sequence ATGTTTCTTCCCACATTGCGGTCCAGACTCGTCGCTGCCTTGGCCATCGCGACGACACTCATTCCCATGACGGCACACGCCGTATCCGCGCATCTGGAAGACTCGATTGCCGATGTGCTCGTCTGGGTTGTGCTGGTGATGGTCCCGATACTGGCCATCTGGATATTCTGGAAACTCCACGTCCTGCCGGAAGTCATTGCCGAGAAACGGCATCATCCCCAAGCCGATGCCATCAAGGCGCTGTGCCTGATGTCGCTGGTGTTTGGCGGAATGCTGTGGCCCTTTGCCTGGCTGTGGGCATACACGAAGCCGGTGGGGTACCGGCTGGCGTACGGCCGGGACAAGCACGATCACTATTACCAGGAGATAAGCGCCGAGGAAGACAAAGCGGCGACCGAGCGCAAGCCAGGAAGCGGCAACAGTCCACAACCGGAAGCACGACAGGAAGCACGACAGGAAGCACGACAGGAAGCACGACCCGGTCCCGAAACTGCTAGTTGA
- a CDS encoding helix-turn-helix domain-containing protein translates to MGRPTHLTLLLSQPSLSPTWLNGLPFSEDAVGILAPSRGYAFRSAGPNEWIMIALPLGSDLFLGSGFTAQTLRRWADAESTLHTDYLQVAALRDAAITSMAPSCPPEIGRRLIEQRLFDLIASRTPVERCRGRPSISTSKLCESALTVFREQNATAHVNDLCKALRISERSLRDFFLACFGMGPGHYLCLRKLHDVYLDLAKNRDPRMTVADCFLQHGYAYSTYAAAHYRRLFLETPSQTRHRLHQQ, encoded by the coding sequence ATGGGCCGCCCCACGCATCTGACACTGCTGTTGTCGCAACCGTCTTTAAGTCCAACATGGCTGAACGGCCTGCCTTTTTCTGAGGATGCCGTCGGCATTTTGGCGCCGTCCAGGGGCTACGCCTTTCGGTCGGCGGGGCCCAATGAGTGGATCATGATTGCCCTGCCGCTCGGTTCGGACTTGTTTTTGGGCAGCGGCTTTACGGCCCAGACACTGCGGCGCTGGGCCGACGCGGAAAGCACGCTGCATACCGACTATTTGCAGGTAGCGGCCTTGCGTGATGCCGCCATCACGTCCATGGCGCCGTCATGCCCGCCGGAAATTGGCCGCCGTCTGATCGAGCAGCGTTTGTTTGACCTGATCGCTTCCCGCACCCCGGTTGAAAGGTGCCGGGGACGCCCCTCGATATCCACGTCCAAGCTCTGCGAATCCGCTTTGACGGTTTTTCGTGAGCAAAACGCCACCGCGCATGTCAACGATCTGTGCAAAGCCTTGAGAATCAGCGAGCGCAGCTTGCGAGACTTTTTCCTGGCGTGTTTCGGCATGGGCCCGGGGCATTATCTGTGCCTGCGCAAGCTGCATGACGTTTATCTGGATCTTGCTAAAAACCGTGACCCGCGCATGACGGTGGCGGATTGTTTTCTTCAGCATGGGTATGCGTATTCCACCTATGCGGCGGCCCATTACCGCAGATTGTTCCTGGAAACGCCCTCACAAACGCGGCACCGGCTGCATCAGCAATAA